A stretch of Mus caroli chromosome 5, CAROLI_EIJ_v1.1, whole genome shotgun sequence DNA encodes these proteins:
- the Bloc1s4 gene encoding biogenesis of lysosome-related organelles complex 1 subunit 4: protein MEEGPAVGTLSREVSTEEAEPLGAAWSGDSGHVSQSHSSASGPWDDDGPEDAPGRDLPLLRRAASGYASSLLPGAGPRPEVEALDASLEELLAKVDEFVGMLDMIRGDSSHVVGEGVPRIHAKAAEMRRIYGRIDKLEAFVRMIGSSVARMEEQVAKAEAELGTFPRAFRRLLHTISVPALFRSAPSGPQRAAYEPPVLFRTEDHFPGCGDRPQL, encoded by the coding sequence ATGGAGGAAGGACCCGCCGTCGGAACCCTGTCTCGAGAGGTCTCGACCGAGGAGGCCGAGCCGTTGGGCGCCGCGTGGAGCGGGGACAGCGGCCACGTCTCGCAGAGCCACAGCAGCGCGTCCGGGCCGTGGGACGATGACGGCCCCGAGGACGCGCCGGGCCGCGACCTGCCGCTGCTGCGCCGCGCCGCCTCGGGCTACGCTTCCAGCCTGCTGCCCGGCGCGGGACCCAGGCCCGAGGTGGAGGCGCTGGACGCCAGCCTGGAGGAGCTGCTGGCCAAGGTGGACGAGTTCGTGGGCATGCTGGACATGATCCGCGGGGACTCGTCGCATGTGGTGGGCGAGGGCGTGCCCCGGATCCACGCCAAGGCGGCGGAGATGAGGCGCATCTACGGCCGGATCGACAAGCTGGAGGCCTTCGTGCGGATGATCGGGAGCAGCGTGGCCAGGATGGAGGAGCAGGTCGCCAAGGCCGAAGCCGAGCTGGGGACCTTCCCGCGGGCCTTCCGGAGGCTGTTGCATACCATCAGCGTCCCCGCTCTCTTCAGGTCGGCGCCCAGCGGGCCCCAGCGCGCGGCGTACGAGCCGCCAGTCCTGTTTCGGACCGAGGACCACTTCCCTGGCTGCGGTGACAGACCTCAGCTCTGA